The DNA segment AAAGGAGCAGCCCAGCAAGCAGAATTGTGATGATGCTGAGCATCACCAGAAGACCTGAGCCTGCCTCCCCCActtcccacagccctggagctgaaCTCAGAACTcggaatgttttttaaaaaagcttggAGAACACACAGGCTCTGATGCCATGGCAGCATGACACATGTTCCCATCAGCTTCCCACTCTActctttgttctgctttctaAGTTTATGAAGAGTTTTTCCATGTTATCATTAGGAGTAGGGCAGAGATGCTCAGAGATTGTTCCAGTCTGTGTTTCTTGTCGTTAAATTAGCTTTACACTAAAAAAAGATGCAGTACCTGTGTCAGCTGTGCCCTTGCTGAAGGTAATCAGTGTGCCTGTTAATTGACCAACTTAGCCTGGGGAGGTTTTATTCTAGTGACAAATCAATTTAATCCTGATAAAGGACAAAGCCAACTGCTGCTTGTGCAGTTTTTCCACAAATAATTGACAAGGGCATCTTTGGAGCAGTTCACCTTTCCCACCAGTTCCTCACTGCAACAGCCTGgacacagcaggcacagctgaatTTCCTGGAAAACTGCTGTCTATAGTGGCCTATGGAAAGAAGAGTACATTGCCAAGAGGAGAGCCTTCCACAATCATTCCTATTGTTCCATAAAGTCTTGACACCAAATTATAGCAACACTGGCACTCAGTGaccctctgtccccagctctgcctgaagAGCCCTTGTGGAAAAGCTCAAACTCCCCACTACACTCAGGGAAGTTCAGTCAGTGCAGGGGAATGAAGCTTTCACAGCACTTTCCCTCTAGATTTTATCAGCTTTGCCTCAGCTAACCTTGCACCTCTCTGTGAGACAGAAATTGCTGGGTTATAAATGAAGAAAcaagtttttttaaagtgatttgtGATGTCTGTACAGGGCAGGCTGTGGAAGAATCAAGAAAGAATCCTAATTCAATCCTGCAGTTTTAGGCACATGAATATTCATTCTCCCCATTTTCCCTGGTTTTCATGCAGCctgaaaacttcatttttctcattagcAATCACTCTCATACACACATTATTAAAAGCACTATttaccaggggaaaaaaacccacacagaacacatcagtaatttttaagtgagaaaaataaaacatctgtaTTTCAACAAATACTTAAAGAGTCATTTTGATACAAAATTAATGTGCTGCTTATTCCACAGTATTCAGTCAGTTACCAAGCAAAGCCACTGTCACAGCACTAAAAAACACCCAATTAACATATTCTGAACAGGGATAAACATTCACATAAATAGGGGCTAAcacaagaaggaaataaataacCACCATTACTCGTTTCCCCGGATTTCAAGCAATATTCCCCCTCAGCATCTATGGCAGGTGGGAGTTTGAAAGAGCAGAAGTCTATGCCTGAAAGATTTCCCTCCAGACAGTTTCCTTCATTTTTACACCTTGCCTACAGATGCAGATTTTGTTGAGGGATGGGAAAATCAAGccagcattttcctcttccccaggtCCATCAAGTAAGCATTGGAGGTGGTAAAAGTGAACAATGCAAAGATTATCTTCTTCTGCCATGCAGGCAGAGCTCACTCCAGTGACCCCTGTAACAAAGCACAAACAGCTCCTATCAGTCACAGCATTTTTACAGGAAAGTTACATTTTTTGGAGTtcctaaaatgtattttcaagaaaaaaaaactcagtCAGTCTCATCTGACAACCATGTGAATCAAATACTTTTCATGTTCATTCCATCCAGTGCACCAAAAGCCTCAGCAGGTATTAGGACATCACCCATTTGCACCCTGCAGAAGGTGAGCTGTTATAACTGTACAGAAATGAAGCCAAATAGgggaaataaaccccaaaccccaccaaGCTGCTCAAAGATGAAGTATTAAAGAAAACTCCACTGTCAAGCCTGTAGAGTGCTACCAACTAGGTGCGCACTAAGTAGGGTTCAGGGCATGAACTGAAAGGCTGCCAAATGTTTGAATTTCATGAGTTTATACATAATTTTATCATAGAGACATCAActttccctctccccaaaaTGTTGCCAGCCTTAGGCTGTGATTGATGGTGACTGTAGAACTCTGTGTCCTCAGGGAACAAGAGCAGAGATCATTTCAGTCCTTTCCTGGGGTCATGATTCACTGTCTGAGCTGAACCACAGACAAATGTGGTTCAGCTTCTCAGCAAGATGTACAAACCACTGAGGAGCTACTGACACATTTCCTTCTCAtatcctcctcctcctcttcctgagGCGGGTACTTCTCCTGAGCTGGGGAGCTCTGGCATCATCCACATCAGTGCAGGAGCCCAAGGCAGACTGAGCAGGGCTCTCCTCAGCCCTCATGCCCTGCAACAGAAGCAGGAGATGATCAACCCCATGAGAATTACAGATAACCCCTTCAGCCACCCTTCTGATTTAGGCAGCTCAGCAAGATTTCTAAAACAATCTTTCATTTACCTTCAAACTGAAGCATGGGACAACATTCCATTACCAATGTCAGACAAGGCACAAAATACCAATTTACAGAGTGAAAACAAAGGCCTGAATTGAAAAATGCAAGAGCCAGGGCAGCAGATTATAAACAGAAAGGGGAAGGGAGCTCTGATGCCCACTTCTGGGAACTGTCATGGCAAGTATAAGGTGCTACATAAACCATGGGCTTTCAGcctcccagctgagctgcagagctttTCCCTTCATCAGCTGTAGAACCGTGTTTATTCAAAAGGACCAAATTTCTGCGACACTTAAGAACAGTGGGGGCTTCCCCCTAGACTCCAGTGCAATATTTATCTGGCagtaattttctgcttttagcCCCTGGAATCTGTTTTACCTGATTTAGTAAATCAGCATTTTTGTCTCCAGGCTCATCCTTAAGTCTCCAGTCCTCTCGTACTCCTGTTAATTTTTTCCCACAACTCTCTTCCTCAGACACTTCTTTCTCACTCTGCCACTCGTCATCACTCTCCTCATGTTGCTTCACGCCGGCTGACAGAGTTGTTGTCACTCTGGGAGGAGGCAGAGTTGCCAGGACAGCTGGGAGTGTGAAGGCTGCCAGGAATCTGGCTTTCAGCAGGAGGTAAGCAGGGTTATCACCCAGTTTCTGCTGCACCAGTTCTCCAATAGCATGGAAAACATCCCCAGTGCTCCCATCCCCACTGGCTTCAGAGGGCAGGAGAGAGGCTGCTTGctcttccagagctgctttctgcacAAGGAGCTTTGAGAGGGTTTTTATACTGCAGAGGAAAGGTGGCAGATAAGGCAGCCTGGTCTGCAGTGATGGCACCTGAACACCTTGTTTCCCACTCAGCCACTCCTTCACCAGCCCCTCGTCCTCCAGGGAGATCAGGCTGAAGTCAAGGAGATTCTTCTCTGCACTGGAAGTGCTTGGTTGTGGGGGGACGTCGACACTCGGTGGTTTGGAGGCAATGGGTCTGTTCCTCAGTGCCTGGGCACGAGAGCAACCAGAGCTCCCTGGGACATTGttgtgaggagctgcagctcctggacacagcacagcccGTTTCCTGATGCTGTCTGGGTTGAAGGATGACCTGTTTGTTGTGATGGAGTTACTGCTCCTTCCCAAGCTGGTGAGActgggcacaggctgggaaacagagccctgagtgctggcagggagctgtgtctgaggcagcaccacagcacacaggactgggctggcagctggagctgcaaagGAGTCTGGAGCCACGGAGGAGCCACCTGAACACACAGGGGTTACAGCAGAAACAGTGGATGTGGTGCATCCAGGACTCCCTGAGGCCACAGGTAAGAGAACTGTGCGCTGGTCAGCTGCCTTTCCCAAAGGAACTCCTTTCAGCTGGGAACTTGGTCCTTTTGTctctgcactgctgggctgAGGCAGATTTGCTCCAGCTGGTACAGGAGTCTCTCCCAGAGCACAGACATTGCCATTGGAAATCACAGTTGTCTGAAGCTGATTTCTCCCAACAGGAGCTGGCATTACCTGGGGAACACCCACCACAGCCTGCACATCGCAGGGGAACAGAGCCTGGGCGGTCACAACCCACCTGAAGGGCAGGATGCTGTTGGGAACCCCGGGAGAAGCAGCCTGTGGAGTGACAAGAGCAGGCAGCAGGCTGGCTGGCCTCTGCTGTGGGGCAAGCAGCACTGTCCTCTGCATGACATTCTTGGCCTGGGACTCCTTTAAACGCTTCTCCCACAGCAATTGTGAGACAGTTTTAGGCTTCTGCCTTTGCCActgggctggggatgctccctgcccagctggggcacagctctcccaggcaTCAGTGGGACTGTCCCTTGCTCTCACAGCAGATTGTCTCCTGACAGCACCCTTGGGATTGCCCTGTTGGGAATTCCTCTGAGAACAAGCTTGGGATGAGTtgcctgcagaggagaggaCATAAAGTGACAGTGAATGAACAGTACTTCCAGAAGCCATTTCTCATTAAACATCAAGGAATGTGTCAAAATTCCTGTTTGTGAGAATTCCTACAACACTACAGTCCTGATTTAATCAAGCCATGTCCTGACAACTGAACAAGGGCTAACTGATGTACCTTAACACCCCCCTGAACTGGTCCAGTGCCACTGGCTCCCCAGCCCTCCAGGGTTTTTTCCAGTCCTTACCAAAGGGGAACATGTTTAAAGATCCAAGAGCTAGCAAAAATGAGCATGACAACACAGGTTTGTCCCCAAAGTTCTCCTTCAGTTAAACTGGTTATTAATGCAACAGTGATGAATTATATGAAACTTCTTGtacatcataaaaataaatgttctggtAGGTACCTGAAGAAGTCTCCGTATTTTGGGAagcctgtaaaaaaaaagtatattaaattatatttctcatAAATTTAAAGGTGATTAAAACAGCACATATGTGAATCAAACCCAAATCTGCCACCTCCTGAACAAATGGCCATACAGCCAGCATTTTATTCTGCCTCTGAACCAAAACAAACTGCTAACACACATATAAACTGTGTGGCCACACAATGAAAGTGCTTATTTTAGTCAAGACTTTAATGGGAAAAGCTTAAAAACACAATACCTGCTGAGGGTTCCTTGCATTAGCCTTATGTAGCTCCAACTGCCTCAGCCTCCTCTCCTTAATAATCTTCATACAGCCTTTGGTGTCAATCTGGAAGAGCTGCAAGGTGAGAGCTTCATTAACACTTGAtggagaacaaaaatattttggtgggGTCAGTGACAAATCAAGATAGAGGGGACACACTTCACAGATTGTGGGGATATTTTACACTTACAGAAAAAGCCCTGGCAGGATCAGACTTTTAATGCAGGACTTATTCAAGAAATTTCATATGCAAACCATGAAGGCAGGTTAAGTTCAataattagattatttttttaagaaacaaaccATTTATTTAAGCCTcaaatactgagaaataaagAATCCCACTGTTGGAAAGCAGGTAATGCTATGAAGACAGTAAAACTTGCCTGAATGAGCAGTGCAAACAGGGGAGTGCTGGTGAGACCAACTGACTTATTGTTGTGAATAGCAGTAGCTGGAAAGAAACCCAACATCAAAATCAGCTGGGAATTCACTCAGGAGACATCAGAAAGTAGGGACAAAGGTAGGATGGGTCTCCAATaccttttctcctcccagcctgcaaggtgcagggcagcagcacattGCCCACCCAAGGGGTCACTGCCATCAGCAGCTTCCTGTCCAGgctcagcctcttccagtgctccCTGTACTGGTACCGAActctccctggcagctcctgcagctcctggacaTTCTGGCCAGCATCTGCACCCACTCCAGAGGGCTTGGCTAAAAGGCTGGCAGGAGGTTTTAGCATCTGTAATTGCCATGCATGAAAAAACACACAATTAAGAGTTCCCATTAGGAAGGTTCTGCCATCAGTCCCAGGACAAAACATTCATGGGGCAGTTAGGGCAAAAAACTGTGAGTTTTCCTCTTGGGATTACAGTGCAAGAtctataattatataaaaattaattcctacaaagcacagcctggcagtgctcacGTCACAAGAGCAGACAAGACACAAGAGGCACTCACCAGTTTCCTTTGGAATCTCGTGTTATTCCTTAATATTGTTCTCACATCCTCCAGGCTAACCTGCAGCACTTCTTTTCCACACTGGGAAGcctgaaaatgaaagcacaCAAGAAAAGACAGAAGGGGAAGTCACtccaagaaaattatttgcattgGATGTGCACAGCAGGTACAAGTTTTCAACATTCCTGCTGTTGAAGGTATCTTATTAAATGGAATCAACTTTGAAGACCTTTACTTTTAATCCTTGTGCATCATCACAACACCAAATGCCTATTTCATAAAAGCTTTTGTGAGGAATCTACCAAAACCCAGAATTGACTGGGTAATTATCTTCACATTTTTTGATTTAACAAGGGAATGAACAGCAAGATGTTATCTGTTCATCACATCCTgccctttctgcagcagctgcacttcCCTTCTAACTTCTGATCCAAGTTCCCATCCCAGCTCACCTTGGCTATCACTTCTTCTGCATTCTTCACCAGCACATCTGTGGAAAAGGGCTGTGCAATGCCCCTCAGCAGGGTGTTCAGCTCACATGATTTATCAACAGCTTTGTCTCCATCACATCCTGCCCCTGGAAtgtcactgcagctgctccctgcgccagccctggcagcagagaggagggatTGGATTTGGTATCTCTCTCTGGCTGCCTCCTCTATGTCTGTCCCTGTTGGTATCCACAGGTCAATGCTGGGGATTGCCCACTCCTTCCTGGTGGTTCtggtctcctcctcctcctctgtgcaGTCTGTCAGGTCCAGCTCCAtgtcctcactgctgctctctgacaGGCTGGAGCTCTCCTCACCATTGCGTCGTTTGGTCGCCCTAGAtcttttcctcttggaaaaaCAAGCACACACAAGTTTTAGTCAGTGTTCACCCCAGCTTGCAACTCTCTCAAATCAGGAAgtttccttttccaaaggaaatgagatttttgaaaCAAGACCATCTTCAATATGGCAGCCAGAATTTCTTGAGTGCCTGGGACCAAAACTGGGACCAAAACTGGCAACTCATGAGGTACAGACATGAAAACCTACATATATCCCATCCTTACAGGCATTTCAAGGCAGGAAAGAACTCTGGataatatacaaatatatagCAAATTAACTTCAGCCCTTCAGAACAAAGGCTGCTTtacccaccaaaaaaaataaaaaactgtgAAATCCACAACAAAAACCTTGATTGTGTGAAATAAATgtcaatttttttaactgatttcaCAGGATTCCACTTTTAGTTTAGAGAAACTTAATTGAAGAGATGACACTGTGACACAGCAGGATTTCCACAATACCTTAGAGCCAATTATGATTTTCCACTTGCTCAGGCATTGGGAGCCAGTCCGATGTGGCAGCTCTGAAGCTATTTTAGTCCAATGACCTGAAAAGGACGCAGAACACTTTTATTTCTGCCACAAACTGAGCAAGAGGCCTTTCAGTGCAGCCATTACACACTTGTTAAACATTTCCCTGGATAAGAGACAGAGTCACTGCATGAATGGATCTCAGACCCTTAATACCCATAACACACAATACAAAGATGTTGCAATCATCAGTACAAAGCAGAGCTTGCAGGACTCAcagtgaaagaagagaaaacctCAATGACATCTCTAAACTTCTATAGATTAAACCACAGAAACACCTACCCAGGCCATGCTTCTGAACGAGTTCAATcagcttctcctcttcctccaaacTCCACCTGCCCTTCTTTACATCCCAGTGCAAagcttttaaataccttcaaaatgaaaacattacaGTCAGGAACATTCAATCCCGCTTGTGAAAATCAGATCTTCACTGCACTCCAAGGCTGAAGAAAACCAGCATTGCTACCCAGAGCTTTCCCTTATTTCAGGGCAGGTGCCTGAACTCACCGGCCCCGGCACTGGGCGTCGCTCCTGCCCGGCACTTCTGTCCGGATTTTGTACCAGTCCTTCTCCCCATACTTCTTAACTGCAGCCATCAGCATCTGTGTGCACCAGACAGAGCAAGAGCTCAAATCCTCACCAGTAGCAACCCTAATGGGCCTGAGACAGCAGCAGTTCTGTTTCCTGTGCAAATCTCTGGACAAAGCTAGAAGCTTCTAAGCCCTCTTGAGTGCCCACCTTGGTCTGTTTTACCCTCCTCTGTGCCACTGCTAAAGCTCAGATCTACAGCCATGCCACACCCCAGCAGTCCAACATTCCCACCCTGCAATTCCACGCCCAGAGAATGGAACTTACAGCATCTTCCTCTGGTGTCCAGGGTCCTTTCTTCAAGCTGGGGTCCACACTCTTCGTCCAGCGGTAAATCAGCTGAGCAGAATCTCTTCCTTCCATGTAATAAGCAACTGGAAATTAAAAGGTTTATTTAACTCTGTAGTAATTAATGCTTCTTCCTTTATCTGGTTAACAGTTGCAATTAGTGATTGCCATAAGAAGCACTttaatctcttaaaaaaatggTGCTCAGCCAGTTTCAGCCAATTTTCCAATACAGATAAAGGTTCCAAAAGATACTAAGTTCTTGCTGATATAATGAAACTTCCAGATAGGtacaggaaaggcagagatcACAGCTTCcaccaaagaaaagagaatgggAGAGTGAAGCATTCCAGGTGAATGACAGCTTTGTCACCTGAGGGTCACTTACTTTTCTTGTATGGGATATGGCTTCCCACTCTCATCTCTTGAACAAGCTCTAAAAGCATCTCATCTTCATGCTTGGtccattctttcctttttaaatctttgttaTAGATTTGGTATTTCTGCAAGCACTGGAAAGGTGTCCTGTTTGTCTTaatacaaggaaaacaaagagaagcagGTAACTGGTTATTAAGGAGGACAAAAAGCAAGAGGGAAAAGCTGAAGTACCAAACCTTCTTGGTACTGTTCTTGGACACTCATCAGAAATCATTAATTAACAGTGAATTAGTATTAACATTGTTTTTAAACCTGACAAGAGGCAAAGTAAAGCCAGAATGAACCAGCCTGGCAGCTCAGACCTTacccccagctcctgggcaaTGGTCTGCCAGTCCAGGTAGTTGTGTTTAGCTGCTATCTGCTTCAGCTTCTCTATTTCCTCCTCAGTCCATTCCTTTTTGTTGATGCTTGGATGCTCCCAATTTTGCCAAAACTTCTTCAGTTCTTCTGAGCTACGTTGTCCATCAAActaaaagaaacaacaaaactaTGTCTAGTTTCATGGCTGGGATTAAGACACCTGGCCAAAGAGGAAAACCAGTATTTTGCATTCCAGATATGTCTTACTGCCAAGTTTCCCAGAATTAAATCACCAAATTTAACAAGTTGAGATTACTTAACAGTCAACTTGGAGAAATGCAAGATGGAAACACTGGATGCAAACCAGGTCAGACGATTCTCAAGAGGAAGGACACAGATATCAGAAGCAATAAAACAGctgtaataaaaaaagctgttccCCCAACTCACATGGATGTTTGAAATTTTGTCCCAGTCATGCTCATCAAATCTGTTTCCTATTAAGTCACTTTCTGGGAGTTGGCTAAAGCAGAAGGtacaaagaagaagaagaaagaatcGTATTAAATGGTTAATGAAACACTTTGTCTTCTTGGTCCTTCCTCATCCCATTCCCCCCACCTATTCCTGACTTCCACAAGAACTGAGCACTCAGATTAGCAGGAGAAACAATTAATGCCATATCCAAATACACTGCTCTTGATTTGTTCATGAGCAAAAgctcaaaaatacaaaaaaacccagagctctgctcctttgTTGCTAAAGTAAGAACCATTTAAAGCAGCACCTCTAAACTGGATGCAGGCACTACACTTTGTGTATCAAAACCCAAACACATTTCTTAGTAAAACGTGGAGATgagagagctgcaggcagagccacaACCACACCTAAATTTTTTACAACCCAACACCAATGACCCATCTAGAAGAAGGAGGGAACTCTTAGAGCTAAACTCtaagacatttcatttttcaccaAGAACACAGAAAGACTTCTTACTTTATTGCCTCTATTTCTCGCTCCAAGTCTTTGATTTGCTTTTCCAagatctgtttttctgtttcagtcttGACTTTCTCCAGTTTCTGATTCCAATAACTCAACCTgttcaaagatatttttatcacTACTTAATAGGCTAGATGGGAATGAGGTCAATGGCACCAGAAGATGttcagcagggacaccttccccacCACTACCACTCCCCCTTCAAGTTTATTTCCACACAAAACTCTTCTCCCAGGTTTTCTCACAGGGCACACTCATTGCCATATTCTTGCCCCTTCAATGCAATCCCTGACCCACAACAGGTTTCAGATAAACCCTTTTGGTGTTTACACAGAGAACCAATGATTGCTGCAACAGCCATGAAGactgtgccagccccagcacagcaatcCCTTGCTGGACACACCATTAAGCCTCACCACATATTACAAATCCAGCTTCAAGCCctgcaaagtattttaagttACACCACAGTGCCAATGGGAAGAAATAGATGGCTGTAAAATCCCACAAACACAAGCAATTAACTCAAGAACTTGCTGGAGAAGGTGAAATCTCCAcatctcccttctctcccatgCAATGTTTtcagcaggagaaagagaacTTTTGGGCAGCACTCACTTGAGCAGCTTGGGCTGGAGCAGGCGCTGCAGGCGGTCGCTCACCacagatttctgcagcagcatcttctcTCCAGTTTTCCCTAAAGCAGACAGGGGAGCATTCAGACATCAGTGCAAAACCACTGCCAGGAGACACCCACGGCTCCCAGCACCCCTGGGAatgtcctgcagctctgcagtgagatTCCCTGCCTAAATAACCAACACTGTGTCAGACTTGGGCAAGGCACAGCCTCTGGCACAGTTTTATTGAGATCTCCAAAGAGACCCCAATAAAGGAATCACCCTGTGAGCATCTGGAGCTGCACATGTCCCTTCAACTTCCCTCATCTGGGTACTACCCTTGCACCACCTTACTTGGTTTAGGAGTGCTCACAAGAGCTGATGCAGCAGAACAAATCAAAAAGGATTCATTAATGactcactgaaataatttatagaGCACCCCATTCCcttttaatgacttttttgtGTGTCAGTCAGAGGTGTTGATGTTTAACTGCAAAcaggagcacacacacacactaaaTAATAGGAATATATACATTTGCTATATGAATAGATACATGTTATAGCTCTTCTACAACACTGAAGAGCACCCAGACTGACTTACACTTGGTTGAATGCAGCTGTTCAAAGGATTTTATGCCCTGAGCTGCCTTTTCCTTGGCATCTTCATTGGAAGGAGGGCCCTGATGAGGATTAGAAGGGTTAGATACATTGAGAGTCAGACAaaattgctgtttcttcttAAAACTCCAGCATGAACTGCTACAAAAACAAGTGGAAACTCAAACTTGTGCAAACTGTCACACTCACACTGCTTAGTTACCTTTGGTAGCAAGAGCTCACAGCTACAtcattgaaatggaaatattagCAGTAACTATttgaatatattaatatatggATGATGATAGTTGATTCTTGGCAACCACAAAAAGCCAAGATCTCCTTTTGCTGATGgccttttaaaaacacatgggaaaaaaaagtagtaataattacttcagaaaatataaaaactaaaaaacagaaaatctcagaaaaCTCAGTTTCACAGACAATCAGATTTCAGTGAGTGCTTTAAACAGGAATTGGGTGGTGGAAATGAAGACAATTAAAGTCAAATTAAACCCAAGAACATTCAAGCCCCTGGTGACTGCAATTCCACACCCCAGAACTCACAGGGCTgaacaaacatttccaaaagagGGGGGAGTGACAAGTGAGAGGAAAAAGGTTTCAGGCTGAGGAGTGACACTGTTACACCCCTGAAATGAGAACAGTTTAAACACATTACAATGCCCATCCATCACTGAAAACACATCAGCCTGGAAGCTGCTTATATTTACTTACAACTCCTGTTACTTTATCCTTAAAGTATGGCTTCATGAAATGACCCAAAAACACATTTGCTGGTAGATTTCTGCCATCTCCTGCCTTGGCTGTTTTTGTACCTTCAAGCTCCCACATGATTTCCTTCTGCAATACAAGAATGAATTGAACAGCATCAGTGTCTCCTCCAAATTCCTGATTTCAGAGAGCAGTGGCTGAACCCTCACAACAGCCCAGGCAAAGTTCAAATCTGCAAATCAGTACAAAATCAGTGCAGGTAAAGGCAGGATTTGGAACTTCCTGAGTTTGCACAGTGCAGATGATAAAAAAGATCAATAAAATACTGACTTGTCCCAACAAGCTAAAACGTAACATGTAAAATACCCATTTTTTATTGTAAGAAAGCATGGAATCATCAGTTAAATAAACCACTGGGCTtgaggggaaggaaggattGCAAATGGcaacacagaaaagcacagaaatgagcATTTCACTCCTGCTTTGCTCACCTGCTCTTCTTTGTTTTGTGCTATGAGCAGCTCCACTTCCTCAATCTTTTCTTTGATAACTTCCTGGTACACATGGTTCATCTGCAGGCAGGTTTCTGGATCCTGGGGCAGGCTTTCAAtatcatcttcatcatcatcatcactgctGTCTTCTCCTATTTCCACTTCCTTGAGGCAAATAAGGCATTTAGggaaaaaacaatgaaaagcaGGTCTGTAACAATCAGTTCTGTAACTCAGCACATCCTCAGCTGAACCCTCTGTGCACCCACAGCCTGGGGGAATGCAGGGACACTGATCTCTGACCCTGGCACATGAACAAATCTCTGACACTGAATAACAAAGTCCTGGGCAGGAATGCCCAAAATTCGGGTTTTACTGAGCAAAAAGCCAAGGCAATTGCCTGGACTTCCCCAGAG comes from the Parus major isolate Abel chromosome 17, Parus_major1.1, whole genome shotgun sequence genome and includes:
- the SNAPC4 gene encoding snRNA-activating protein complex subunit 4 isoform X1 — protein: MSAGPGRAGPRCSPQGLDLDAEREKIRREIEQLERSLQPGGADIQLSPSGSSLSSDDDDEEDDDENSHAEMEVEIGEDSSDDDDEDDIESLPQDPETCLQMNHVYQEVIKEKIEEVELLIAQNKEEQKEIMWELEGTKTAKAGDGRNLPANVFLGHFMKPYFKDKVTGVGPPSNEDAKEKAAQGIKSFEQLHSTKWKTGEKMLLQKSVVSDRLQRLLQPKLLKLSYWNQKLEKVKTETEKQILEKQIKDLEREIEAINQLPESDLIGNRFDEHDWDKISNIHFDGQRSSEELKKFWQNWEHPSINKKEWTEEEIEKLKQIAAKHNYLDWQTIAQELGTNRTPFQCLQKYQIYNKDLKRKEWTKHEDEMLLELVQEMRVGSHIPYKKIAYYMEGRDSAQLIYRWTKSVDPSLKKGPWTPEEDAMLMAAVKKYGEKDWYKIRTEVPGRSDAQCRGRYLKALHWDVKKGRWSLEEEEKLIELVQKHGLGHWTKIASELPHRTGSQCLSKWKIIIGSKRKRSRATKRRNGEESSSLSESSSEDMELDLTDCTEEEEETRTTRKEWAIPSIDLWIPTGTDIEEAARERYQIQSLLSAARAGAGSSCSDIPGAGCDGDKAVDKSCELNTLLRGIAQPFSTDVLVKNAEEVIAKASQCGKEVLQVSLEDVRTILRNNTRFQRKLMLKPPASLLAKPSGVGADAGQNVQELQELPGRVRYQYREHWKRLSLDRKLLMAVTPWVGNVLLPCTLQAGRRKATAIHNNKSVGLTSTPLFALLIQLFQIDTKGCMKIIKERRLRQLELHKANARNPQQASQNTETSSGNSSQACSQRNSQQGNPKGAVRRQSAVRARDSPTDAWESCAPAGQGASPAQWQRQKPKTVSQLLWEKRLKESQAKNVMQRTVLLAPQQRPASLLPALVTPQAASPGVPNSILPFRWVVTAQALFPCDVQAVVGVPQVMPAPVGRNQLQTTVISNGNVCALGETPVPAGANLPQPSSAETKGPSSQLKGVPLGKAADQRTVLLPVASGSPGCTTSTVSAVTPVCSGGSSVAPDSFAAPAASPVLCAVVLPQTQLPASTQGSVSQPVPSLTSLGRSSNSITTNRSSFNPDSIRKRAVLCPGAAAPHNNVPGSSGCSRAQALRNRPIASKPPSVDVPPQPSTSSAEKNLLDFSLISLEDEGLVKEWLSGKQGVQVPSLQTRLPYLPPFLCSIKTLSKLLVQKAALEEQAASLLPSEASGDGSTGDVFHAIGELVQQKLGDNPAYLLLKARFLAAFTLPAVLATLPPPRVTTTLSAGVKQHEESDDEWQSEKEVSEEESCGKKLTGVREDWRLKDEPGDKNADLLNQGMRAEESPAQSALGSCTDVDDARAPQLRRSTRLRKRRRRI
- the SNAPC4 gene encoding snRNA-activating protein complex subunit 4 isoform X2, with the translated sequence MLLQKSVVSDRLQRLLQPKLLKLSYWNQKLEKVKTETEKQILEKQIKDLEREIEAINQLPESDLIGNRFDEHDWDKISNIHFDGQRSSEELKKFWQNWEHPSINKKEWTEEEIEKLKQIAAKHNYLDWQTIAQELGTNRTPFQCLQKYQIYNKDLKRKEWTKHEDEMLLELVQEMRVGSHIPYKKIAYYMEGRDSAQLIYRWTKSVDPSLKKGPWTPEEDAMLMAAVKKYGEKDWYKIRTEVPGRSDAQCRGRYLKALHWDVKKGRWSLEEEEKLIELVQKHGLGHWTKIASELPHRTGSQCLSKWKIIIGSKRKRSRATKRRNGEESSSLSESSSEDMELDLTDCTEEEEETRTTRKEWAIPSIDLWIPTGTDIEEAARERYQIQSLLSAARAGAGSSCSDIPGAGCDGDKAVDKSCELNTLLRGIAQPFSTDVLVKNAEEVIAKASQCGKEVLQVSLEDVRTILRNNTRFQRKLMLKPPASLLAKPSGVGADAGQNVQELQELPGRVRYQYREHWKRLSLDRKLLMAVTPWVGNVLLPCTLQAGRRKATAIHNNKSVGLTSTPLFALLIQLFQIDTKGCMKIIKERRLRQLELHKANARNPQQASQNTETSSGNSSQACSQRNSQQGNPKGAVRRQSAVRARDSPTDAWESCAPAGQGASPAQWQRQKPKTVSQLLWEKRLKESQAKNVMQRTVLLAPQQRPASLLPALVTPQAASPGVPNSILPFRWVVTAQALFPCDVQAVVGVPQVMPAPVGRNQLQTTVISNGNVCALGETPVPAGANLPQPSSAETKGPSSQLKGVPLGKAADQRTVLLPVASGSPGCTTSTVSAVTPVCSGGSSVAPDSFAAPAASPVLCAVVLPQTQLPASTQGSVSQPVPSLTSLGRSSNSITTNRSSFNPDSIRKRAVLCPGAAAPHNNVPGSSGCSRAQALRNRPIASKPPSVDVPPQPSTSSAEKNLLDFSLISLEDEGLVKEWLSGKQGVQVPSLQTRLPYLPPFLCSIKTLSKLLVQKAALEEQAASLLPSEASGDGSTGDVFHAIGELVQQKLGDNPAYLLLKARFLAAFTLPAVLATLPPPRVTTTLSAGVKQHEESDDEWQSEKEVSEEESCGKKLTGVREDWRLKDEPGDKNADLLNQGMRAEESPAQSALGSCTDVDDARAPQLRRSTRLRKRRRRI